A genomic region of Gemmata massiliana contains the following coding sequences:
- a CDS encoding chemotaxis protein CheX, translating to MNLNMPPPAIVKAVEESVTVFFTGSCGLAIAPEAPAGDQPPGIMSTISFRGDEHWYFALAFCEDEAVTIARAFAGFDIPFDSPDMGDVVGEMVNVIAGDISARLGKVGIAAQMSLPTTVRGDPIPVPPGAPTARLTFSGPAGACWLNLVGPHTVAGSDTTDSGPAHSEAAELLPAPRSQESAPTACEEAVAVPFTSRAWAAEAEPEFVEQNVAGLLPQETDELPLTGSPAAPANRSIGPIRALGRWLLYLALAFACGGSGVLAGVLLMRAGPMPDEPTLPASHANKPSTGPKSPVPRIDALVRSGRFAEGLRECLGAPRNGPGASETALALREGLCLEGTGLWWEASNAYQKAEDDPNVAVAVAALLGRARCAAQQGSYTLARALTRRVVFRSGHPGCHGLEVREEAQYLRSKIDALESGAAPLHAGVLAQPLPSTSACNCLDWLERAPAEPVPGPSRDVLEVHRAFTGSEVLRVTVRLTPRPAIAVLRALGSAAGWKVQASDSVLALLKAPVGPLEVDHVPVSELLGVLTEGTGVAWVIQSDGLFLTQRERGDVLP from the coding sequence ATGAATCTGAACATGCCCCCCCCCGCGATCGTCAAGGCTGTGGAGGAGTCAGTTACGGTCTTTTTCACGGGCTCTTGTGGGTTGGCGATCGCCCCCGAGGCGCCCGCGGGCGATCAGCCCCCGGGGATTATGAGCACCATCTCGTTCCGTGGCGACGAGCACTGGTACTTTGCGCTGGCGTTCTGCGAGGACGAGGCGGTTACGATCGCACGGGCGTTCGCCGGGTTCGATATCCCGTTCGACAGCCCGGACATGGGTGATGTCGTGGGGGAAATGGTCAACGTGATCGCCGGGGACATTAGCGCGCGATTGGGAAAAGTGGGGATCGCCGCGCAGATGTCCCTGCCGACGACAGTGCGCGGGGATCCGATCCCGGTCCCTCCCGGCGCCCCGACCGCTCGGCTCACGTTCTCCGGCCCCGCGGGCGCCTGCTGGCTCAACCTCGTCGGCCCACACACGGTTGCTGGTTCTGACACTACGGATTCGGGGCCGGCTCACTCCGAAGCGGCCGAATTGCTACCGGCTCCCCGGTCCCAGGAAAGTGCGCCGACCGCGTGCGAGGAGGCGGTTGCCGTCCCATTTACATCCCGCGCCTGGGCAGCGGAAGCCGAACCGGAATTCGTCGAACAGAACGTGGCGGGCTTGCTCCCACAAGAGACGGATGAGCTCCCACTCACCGGTTCGCCGGCCGCTCCGGCCAATCGGTCAATCGGACCGATTCGCGCGCTGGGGCGCTGGCTCCTGTATCTGGCGCTCGCGTTCGCCTGTGGGGGTAGTGGCGTCCTGGCCGGTGTGCTCTTGATGAGGGCCGGACCGATGCCGGACGAGCCCACGTTGCCTGCGAGTCACGCGAACAAACCGAGCACCGGGCCGAAGAGCCCGGTCCCGCGCATAGACGCCCTGGTCCGCAGCGGGCGGTTCGCCGAGGGGCTTCGAGAATGTCTCGGGGCGCCCAGAAACGGACCCGGGGCGAGCGAAACCGCGCTCGCCCTACGCGAGGGCCTGTGCCTCGAAGGAACGGGGCTCTGGTGGGAGGCCTCGAACGCGTACCAGAAAGCGGAAGACGATCCGAACGTCGCGGTCGCGGTGGCCGCGCTGCTCGGCCGGGCCCGCTGCGCCGCTCAACAGGGCTCGTACACGCTGGCTCGTGCGCTCACGAGACGTGTGGTCTTCCGGTCCGGGCACCCGGGCTGTCACGGGTTGGAGGTGCGAGAGGAAGCCCAGTACTTGCGATCGAAGATCGACGCCCTGGAATCCGGGGCCGCTCCGTTACACGCGGGCGTGCTTGCCCAGCCCCTCCCGTCCACGAGCGCGTGTAACTGCCTCGACTGGTTAGAACGCGCACCCGCGGAGCCGGTCCCGGGGCCGAGCCGCGATGTGTTGGAGGTCCACCGCGCCTTCACAGGATCCGAGGTGCTTCGCGTGACCGTGCGATTAACCCCGCGGCCCGCGATCGCGGTTCTACGCGCGCTCGGGTCGGCCGCGGGGTGGAAAGTGCAGGCGAGCGATTCGGTCCTCGCGCTCCTGAAGGCCCCGGTCGGTCCCCTCGAAGTTGATCACGTGCCCGTATCCGAGTTGCTCGGCGTGTTGACGGAGGGTACCGGTGTCGCTTGGGTGATCCAATCGGACGGGCTTTTCCTCACCCAGCGAGAGCGCGGAGACGTATTGCCCTAA
- a CDS encoding sigma-70 family RNA polymerase sigma factor, with the protein MTGRILELARRFHTARAPASSGSDAELLERFVATADGEAFGALVARHGPMVLGVCRRVLGSPHAAEDAFQATFLALARYAKKIHRPAATGAWLHGVARRAALRLRGAAARHETVPLAHDPLAPNPSDPLAHVSARELLTALDEELQRLPERYRLVIVHCYLEGRTVDETAVRLATSPGAVRGWLARARARLANQLESRGFSLPAALVALAVEVATDVPAVRASAAGVPPVIAAVADAAVGSGHRFTWAAVVCAGLAVGCATAGLMLAPTDLPIAPPVAAVPEPKAALRDEPPDALPAGALARLGNVRFKLSAPPLSVRYSPDGKHLAVGVARGTVQVFDARTGRVVREIRASQKDDVWPEAVPLYSPDGARLAVVTRGGRVGVWNAENSDAPAWALPPDDTGVRRLAFSPDGKLLAGGEEGDEPRVRVWDARTGKAHRALAAHPQNITGLAFSPDGARLATSCEDGGVRLFDVATSKEVQKFEHPGLRATAVAWVPDGKTLVSALTGARGDKAVNEVAFWDTGANREVARVETNGWVPELVFTPDGRHVLGSDSEGTRVWVPTTGKEVRYLRNVRGGQHPSLAVSADGKTLATPGRKEIVFHDLATGARAGVPPGPEQVSAVAFAPNGKTLAAGAPDGRVYLYDRVTGELRRELRGDGNAVTSVAFAPDGKTLAVTAGLSESVRIWDAASGEPVRTLTRPDKDGFGFASAVAYAPDGKRLAATSYGIVCLYDTATGEQVRRFVNKEFGKVNAIAFAPDGKWLAAAGEDRALRIWDTTTGEQVAAWHVRREIASVAFAPDGKRIAWGGGDGWCQVWEVPSGRTLARIKGHEYAVRSVAFTPDGTRVVTAGAFDTGPRVWDAGTGKELIGFRGHLDNPEVVAVAPDGKSAASGGNDGQVLIWDLAATGAGVEPIGAPPVRTAVAAVPEGAVRLGPAGSAGDRVAFSPDGKRLASTVLVPGSDAGLVVWDVATRKPVWRVEGDRDEIFALFWTANGETVAAACGSEGGTALVLWDAATGKELKRVRELPSACQYALSPDGKTLAARHPVISPASGAARYGGEIELFDVASGKRVRRLKGHEGDAVAWSPDGATLAAGSARVAERGTIRLWDPGTGDVVREWDCGRDGAWALAFLPDGTLTATGDGGALSVWNPGTGKSIRKVRGRGDLVVVPSADGTRFAAHAFDRPVVVRDVRTGRELGAYPAGPKWFGFDLSPDGKTLVTAGGGNLLLWPVPLRDGN; encoded by the coding sequence ATGACCGGTCGCATTCTTGAACTCGCCCGTCGGTTCCATACCGCACGCGCGCCCGCTAGCTCTGGCTCGGACGCGGAGCTGCTCGAGCGGTTCGTCGCCACCGCGGACGGGGAAGCCTTCGGCGCGCTCGTTGCCCGCCACGGGCCGATGGTACTGGGCGTGTGCCGGCGCGTCCTGGGGAGCCCGCACGCGGCCGAGGACGCGTTCCAGGCCACGTTCCTCGCCCTCGCCCGGTACGCCAAGAAGATCCACCGCCCGGCGGCGACCGGGGCGTGGCTCCACGGGGTCGCCCGGCGTGCCGCGTTACGGCTCCGCGGCGCGGCCGCCCGGCACGAAACCGTCCCGCTTGCGCACGACCCGCTCGCGCCGAATCCCAGCGACCCGCTCGCCCACGTTTCCGCGCGAGAGCTCCTCACCGCGCTCGACGAGGAGCTCCAGCGGCTCCCCGAGCGCTACCGGCTCGTGATCGTTCACTGTTACCTGGAAGGTCGGACCGTGGACGAGACCGCGGTTCGGCTCGCGACGAGCCCCGGGGCGGTGCGCGGGTGGCTCGCACGTGCCCGTGCCCGGCTCGCGAACCAGCTCGAGTCCCGCGGGTTCTCGCTCCCCGCCGCGCTCGTCGCGCTGGCGGTCGAGGTAGCGACCGACGTGCCCGCAGTTCGGGCGAGTGCCGCGGGCGTTCCGCCCGTGATCGCGGCCGTTGCGGACGCCGCCGTCGGGAGCGGGCACCGGTTCACCTGGGCCGCCGTCGTTTGCGCGGGCCTCGCGGTCGGGTGCGCGACCGCGGGACTGATGCTCGCCCCGACCGATCTCCCGATCGCGCCCCCCGTCGCGGCTGTACCGGAACCGAAGGCGGCCCTGAGGGACGAGCCGCCGGACGCGCTCCCGGCGGGGGCACTCGCGCGCCTCGGGAACGTTCGGTTCAAACTGTCTGCTCCGCCCCTATCCGTTCGGTATTCCCCGGACGGCAAGCACCTGGCGGTCGGCGTCGCGCGCGGGACCGTTCAGGTGTTCGACGCCCGAACCGGTCGAGTCGTTCGCGAGATCCGCGCCTCACAGAAAGACGACGTGTGGCCCGAAGCGGTGCCACTCTACTCCCCGGACGGCGCGCGCCTGGCGGTCGTCACCCGCGGCGGGCGCGTCGGGGTCTGGAACGCGGAGAACAGTGACGCGCCCGCGTGGGCGCTCCCGCCGGACGATACCGGCGTCAGGCGCCTGGCCTTTTCCCCGGACGGCAAACTGCTCGCGGGCGGCGAGGAGGGGGACGAACCGCGGGTCCGGGTGTGGGACGCTCGTACCGGTAAGGCGCACCGGGCACTCGCCGCGCACCCTCAAAACATCACCGGGCTCGCGTTCTCGCCCGACGGGGCACGCCTCGCGACGAGCTGCGAGGACGGCGGGGTCCGACTGTTCGACGTCGCAACGAGCAAAGAGGTCCAGAAATTCGAGCACCCGGGGCTGCGCGCCACGGCCGTGGCGTGGGTACCCGACGGCAAGACCCTCGTGTCGGCGCTGACGGGCGCGCGCGGCGACAAGGCCGTGAACGAGGTCGCGTTCTGGGACACGGGTGCGAACCGGGAGGTTGCTCGTGTCGAAACGAACGGCTGGGTTCCCGAACTGGTTTTTACACCCGACGGCCGGCACGTGCTCGGCTCCGATTCCGAAGGGACGCGCGTCTGGGTTCCGACGACCGGCAAGGAGGTCCGCTACCTGCGCAACGTGAGGGGCGGGCAGCACCCGAGCCTCGCGGTGTCCGCCGACGGGAAGACACTCGCGACGCCGGGGCGCAAGGAGATCGTGTTCCACGACCTCGCGACCGGCGCGCGCGCCGGGGTGCCCCCCGGACCGGAACAGGTGTCCGCGGTGGCGTTCGCGCCGAACGGGAAGACCCTCGCGGCCGGGGCACCGGACGGGCGGGTGTACCTCTACGATCGGGTTACCGGGGAACTGCGCCGGGAATTGCGCGGCGACGGGAACGCGGTGACGAGCGTCGCGTTCGCGCCGGATGGCAAGACCCTCGCCGTTACCGCGGGGCTCTCCGAGTCCGTTCGGATCTGGGACGCGGCGTCCGGGGAACCGGTTCGCACACTCACGCGCCCGGACAAGGACGGGTTCGGGTTCGCGTCCGCGGTCGCATACGCGCCCGACGGCAAGCGGCTCGCGGCAACGAGTTACGGGATCGTCTGCCTGTACGACACGGCCACGGGCGAACAGGTGCGTCGGTTCGTGAACAAGGAGTTCGGGAAGGTCAATGCGATCGCGTTCGCACCGGACGGGAAGTGGCTCGCCGCGGCCGGAGAGGACCGGGCGCTCCGCATCTGGGACACGACCACCGGCGAACAAGTCGCGGCCTGGCACGTACGCCGGGAAATCGCCTCGGTGGCCTTTGCCCCGGACGGGAAGCGCATCGCCTGGGGCGGGGGCGACGGGTGGTGCCAGGTCTGGGAAGTGCCGTCCGGTCGGACGCTCGCGCGGATCAAGGGCCACGAGTACGCGGTGCGGTCCGTGGCGTTCACCCCGGACGGGACGCGCGTGGTCACCGCCGGGGCGTTCGACACCGGGCCGCGGGTGTGGGACGCCGGTACCGGGAAGGAGCTGATCGGGTTTCGTGGGCATCTCGATAACCCGGAGGTCGTGGCGGTGGCCCCGGACGGTAAGTCCGCGGCCTCGGGCGGTAACGACGGGCAGGTGCTGATCTGGGACCTCGCGGCTACGGGTGCCGGGGTCGAGCCCATCGGAGCGCCGCCGGTCCGCACCGCGGTCGCGGCCGTTCCGGAGGGCGCGGTTCGGCTCGGGCCGGCCGGGTCCGCCGGGGACCGGGTCGCGTTCTCCCCCGACGGCAAGCGGCTGGCGTCCACGGTGCTCGTGCCCGGGAGCGACGCGGGGCTCGTCGTATGGGACGTGGCGACCCGGAAACCGGTGTGGCGGGTCGAGGGCGACCGCGACGAGATCTTCGCTCTGTTCTGGACCGCGAACGGGGAGACGGTCGCGGCCGCGTGCGGCTCGGAGGGGGGAACCGCGCTGGTACTCTGGGACGCTGCGACGGGGAAGGAACTGAAGCGGGTTCGCGAGCTCCCCTCGGCCTGCCAGTACGCGCTGTCACCGGACGGGAAAACGCTGGCCGCCCGCCACCCCGTAATCAGCCCGGCGTCGGGCGCGGCGCGGTACGGCGGGGAGATCGAACTGTTCGACGTGGCGTCCGGGAAGCGCGTGCGCCGACTCAAGGGGCACGAGGGTGACGCGGTGGCGTGGAGCCCGGACGGGGCAACGCTCGCCGCGGGCAGCGCGCGCGTCGCCGAGCGCGGCACCATTCGATTGTGGGATCCGGGAACCGGGGACGTGGTGCGCGAGTGGGACTGCGGGCGGGACGGGGCGTGGGCACTGGCGTTCTTGCCGGACGGGACACTGACCGCGACTGGTGACGGCGGCGCGCTCAGTGTCTGGAACCCGGGCACCGGGAAGTCGATCCGAAAGGTGCGGGGGCGGGGCGATCTGGTCGTGGTCCCCTCCGCGGACGGGACCCGGTTCGCGGCGCACGCGTTCGACCGGCCCGTCGTCGTCCGGGACGTGCGAACCGGGCGCGAGTTGGGCGCGTACCCCGCGGGGCCGAAGTGGTTCGGGTTCGATCTGTCGCCGGACGGGAAGACCCTCGTCACGGCCGGAGGTGGGAACCTGCTGCTATGGCCCGTGCCGCTCCGCGACGGGAACTGA
- a CDS encoding sigma-70 family RNA polymerase sigma factor: protein MSARLRRWLRTPGAGTAPEATAPDGELVCRFVEARDEAAFTELVRRHGPMVLAACRRVLDPDVHTADDAFQATFLVLASRAAKISPPERVGAWLHGVAVRVAQKARTWARKIAPAVPGDLAAIPHVVREANPDADELRAQIDDALAGLPSKYRVAVVLCELEGRSRKEAATALGWSEGTLSSRLARARKLLADRLARRGVTVPAVGLGAAATVPVHLAAQTTRTAALVATGAHTGNVIPARVVALARGVSVRPAGFKLVAAVLTLAAVALGGAGLYALTVAPPGPKGGPARDNREPGQPVVGAPPKGEAANGPLKEGAPERPGFDQATIDAWEKRGFEAGWIEVHRYGWNTYLRNTPARPGPSAVPAFIYSDSKPKLTDEGLKNLPPIDVPFALGLRGTRVAITDAGLEHLAGLKNLTHLSLLGTRVRGTGLKHLTGLKNLTAIELTQAPVTDAGLKHLADLKGLTRITLCYANNYYAHEDLDGAWLKHLAGLKKLTHLDLYSSRVTDEWLEHLVAPEALTHLDLGRASVTDEGLRHLAKVKNLTSLDLTLNEEVTDKGLVELGGLEHLADLNLSQTRVTGDGMKHLAGLKNLTSLNLSMTRVTDEGLGHLTGLKNLIDLNLYSVPGVTNEGLKYLAGFDKLTTLDLCAAKITDEGLKDVAGLKNLTTLKLCGPLTEAGLKHVAGLKNLTTLKLWCPEMSDDGLKHIVGLTKLTHLDLHITPVSDAGLAHLTGLTNLTHLDLGLTKVTDEGLVHLAGFNKLRTLNLSSTEITGSGWKHLAKLQGLTRLDLSSTKISAPPVTLLRSALPDCEIVR from the coding sequence ATGTCCGCACGACTGCGACGATGGCTCCGGACCCCGGGCGCGGGCACCGCGCCCGAAGCGACCGCTCCCGACGGCGAACTCGTGTGTCGGTTCGTCGAGGCCCGGGACGAAGCCGCGTTTACCGAACTGGTGCGCCGGCACGGGCCGATGGTTCTGGCCGCGTGCCGGCGCGTCCTCGATCCCGATGTCCACACGGCCGACGACGCGTTCCAGGCCACGTTCCTGGTCCTCGCTTCCCGGGCCGCCAAGATCTCGCCGCCGGAGCGCGTCGGGGCGTGGCTCCACGGGGTCGCGGTTCGCGTCGCGCAGAAGGCCCGGACGTGGGCGCGCAAAATCGCGCCGGCGGTACCGGGCGACCTCGCCGCCATACCGCACGTGGTGCGGGAAGCGAACCCGGACGCGGATGAACTGCGGGCGCAGATCGACGACGCTCTCGCCGGGCTCCCGTCCAAGTACCGGGTCGCGGTCGTGTTGTGCGAACTCGAAGGGCGCTCACGGAAGGAAGCCGCGACGGCGCTCGGGTGGAGCGAGGGGACGCTGTCGAGCCGACTCGCCCGGGCGCGGAAATTGCTTGCCGACCGGCTCGCGCGGCGCGGAGTGACCGTTCCTGCGGTGGGGCTCGGGGCCGCAGCCACAGTGCCGGTGCATTTGGCCGCACAGACGACCCGCACCGCGGCGCTAGTTGCGACGGGGGCGCACACCGGGAACGTGATCCCCGCTCGGGTCGTTGCTCTCGCGCGCGGGGTCTCCGTGCGCCCGGCCGGTTTCAAACTGGTCGCAGCCGTGCTGACCCTCGCCGCGGTCGCGCTAGGTGGCGCGGGCCTGTACGCGCTTACCGTTGCGCCGCCGGGTCCGAAAGGGGGGCCGGCGCGCGACAACCGGGAACCGGGACAACCCGTCGTCGGGGCGCCCCCGAAAGGCGAGGCCGCGAACGGCCCTCTGAAGGAAGGCGCCCCGGAACGCCCGGGGTTCGATCAGGCGACAATTGACGCGTGGGAGAAGCGCGGGTTCGAGGCCGGCTGGATCGAGGTCCACAGGTACGGGTGGAACACGTACCTGCGGAACACGCCGGCCCGTCCGGGTCCAAGCGCCGTGCCCGCGTTCATTTACTCCGATTCCAAACCCAAGCTCACCGACGAAGGGCTCAAGAACCTGCCCCCGATCGATGTCCCCTTCGCGCTCGGGTTGCGGGGAACGCGGGTCGCGATCACGGACGCGGGGCTCGAGCACCTGGCCGGCCTCAAGAATCTCACCCACCTCAGTCTGCTCGGCACCCGCGTAAGGGGCACCGGACTGAAACACCTGACTGGCCTCAAGAACCTCACCGCGATCGAACTGACCCAGGCGCCCGTCACGGACGCGGGGCTGAAGCACCTGGCCGATCTCAAGGGCCTCACCCGCATCACGCTGTGTTACGCCAACAATTACTACGCCCACGAGGATTTGGACGGTGCGTGGCTGAAACACCTTGCCGGCCTCAAAAAACTCACGCACCTCGATCTGTACAGCTCGCGCGTCACGGACGAGTGGCTGGAGCACCTCGTCGCGCCCGAGGCCCTGACACACCTCGACCTGGGGCGCGCCTCCGTGACGGACGAGGGGCTGAGGCACCTCGCCAAGGTCAAGAACCTCACCAGCCTCGATCTGACCCTCAACGAGGAGGTGACGGACAAGGGCCTGGTGGAGCTGGGTGGGCTGGAGCACCTCGCCGACCTCAACTTGTCACAGACGCGGGTGACGGGTGACGGGATGAAACACCTCGCCGGGCTCAAGAACCTCACCAGCCTCAACTTGTCCATGACACGGGTAACAGACGAGGGGCTGGGGCACCTGACCGGGCTCAAGAATCTGATCGATCTCAACTTGTATTCCGTCCCCGGGGTGACGAACGAGGGATTGAAGTACCTCGCCGGGTTCGACAAACTCACGACACTCGACCTGTGCGCCGCCAAGATCACGGACGAAGGGTTGAAGGACGTGGCCGGTCTCAAGAATCTTACCACACTCAAACTGTGCGGTCCGTTGACCGAGGCGGGTCTCAAGCACGTGGCCGGCCTCAAGAATCTCACCACACTCAAGCTGTGGTGCCCCGAGATGTCCGACGACGGCCTGAAGCACATAGTCGGCCTCACAAAACTCACCCACCTCGACCTGCACATCACACCGGTGTCCGACGCGGGACTGGCGCATTTGACCGGTCTCACAAACCTCACCCACCTCGATCTGGGCCTTACAAAGGTTACGGACGAGGGACTGGTACACTTGGCCGGGTTCAACAAGCTCCGCACCCTGAACCTGTCCTCGACCGAGATTACGGGGTCGGGTTGGAAGCACCTCGCGAAGTTGCAGGGCCTCACGCGCCTCGACCTGAGCTCGACGAAAATAAGCGCCCCGCCGGTGACACTCCTTCGGAGTGCTCTGCCCGATTGTGAGATCGTTCGGTAA
- a CDS encoding sigma-70 family RNA polymerase sigma factor encodes MDRPPEEAGALLEPFRAYLRLLARLHLAPQLRGKLDPSDVVQQALLQAYQALDQFRGRSPAECAAWLRQILARNLAQAVRDFGRDKRDVARERALGASVDASSERLEAWLAADQSSPSARAVRGEQVLRLADALERLPEAQREALVLQHWHGLSLAEIGTHLGRSPDAVAGLIKRGLKQLRHLLRESE; translated from the coding sequence ATGGACCGGCCCCCAGAAGAGGCGGGCGCGCTCCTGGAACCGTTCCGCGCCTACCTTCGACTGTTGGCACGTTTGCACTTGGCACCGCAACTGCGCGGCAAGCTCGACCCGTCGGACGTGGTCCAGCAGGCGCTCTTGCAAGCGTACCAGGCACTCGACCAGTTCCGCGGCCGGAGCCCGGCCGAGTGCGCGGCGTGGCTCCGCCAGATCCTCGCCCGCAACTTGGCCCAGGCCGTCCGCGACTTCGGGCGCGACAAGCGCGACGTGGCCCGCGAGCGGGCGCTCGGGGCGTCCGTGGACGCTTCGTCGGAGCGGTTGGAGGCGTGGTTGGCCGCGGACCAATCTTCGCCCAGTGCGCGGGCCGTGCGAGGGGAGCAGGTGCTGCGCCTGGCCGACGCCCTCGAGCGGCTCCCGGAGGCCCAGCGCGAGGCCCTGGTGCTGCAACACTGGCACGGCCTGTCCCTGGCCGAAATCGGCACGCACTTGGGGCGCAGCCCCGACGCGGTGGCCGGGCTCATCAAGCGCGGGCTGAAACAACTGCGCCACCTGTTGCGCGAAAGCGAGTGA
- a CDS encoding serine/threonine-protein kinase, with amino-acid sequence MTDNTSEHENRVNRIIADYLDAQRHGRPPSREELLDQHPDLADELRAFFADQDEFGRLAEHIGPAGSPAPAPTAARGETALGTVHYFGDYELLEEVARGGMGVVYKARQTSLNRVVALKMILSGQFASPRDVQRFRAEAGAAANLDHPNIVPIYEIGEHDGQQYYSMKLIAGRNLNEKMGYLNRHPRAAAQLLATVARAVHFAHRCGILHCDLKPANILLDAEDRPYVADFGLARRVRLPDQDVGTGGLTRSGIVGTPSYMAPEQAQAKSVVTTAVDVYALGAILYECLTGQPPFRAATPLDTLFLVEQSAPVPPEALNPRADPALSAIALKCLEKDPGRRYSSPEALADDLDRWLSGERVGVQRSGFMDRFLRGFGLSGDPAPCAPAPPPRPVVLWTTGAGACFGAILAAAVFVGPIGHALLDYRPKPVLAWELTSHPLFFHFLLEGALAIGLATGIDRLLRPRRPGPLLTGEIAPAILSAVTVVYGLIFASWVARALHPAEGDRLPELLGSLGTLSLPWVILCFFGLYNLSGRPLGWFGPVSVIAGFGAPTLGYLTGTVLTGPAGPSNSVLAPLYGTVCGIVVVIYAHGRLVFNYTSPNYNLIANAGVQDELKLTRYQRARAAHVTWTLQQEGVERLRHLAIDISSEAGKVAHQELTDEFEDKTLQALVPILMPEQMKRYKQIELQKEGLHAFLRSHIQDALKLNAEQRETLKVVADDYQKEFQSQFPLSRPKSWFWWWIEPMTDRAVPRYMVKMQARFKELTEQVVADVLDDEQRAIWEQLLGEPFKG; translated from the coding sequence GTGACGGATAACACCAGCGAACACGAGAACCGGGTGAACCGGATCATCGCCGACTACCTGGATGCTCAACGGCACGGTCGGCCCCCGAGCCGGGAGGAACTGCTCGACCAGCACCCCGACTTGGCCGATGAGTTGCGCGCGTTTTTCGCCGACCAGGACGAGTTCGGCCGGCTGGCCGAACACATCGGCCCCGCGGGCTCGCCCGCACCGGCGCCGACCGCGGCCCGGGGTGAGACCGCACTGGGGACGGTCCACTACTTTGGTGACTATGAACTGTTAGAGGAAGTCGCGCGGGGCGGGATGGGGGTCGTCTACAAGGCCCGGCAGACCAGCCTGAACCGCGTCGTGGCCCTGAAGATGATCCTTTCGGGCCAGTTCGCGTCCCCGCGCGACGTGCAGCGCTTCCGCGCCGAGGCCGGGGCCGCCGCCAACCTCGACCACCCGAACATCGTGCCCATCTACGAGATCGGCGAACACGACGGGCAGCAGTACTACAGCATGAAACTGATCGCGGGCCGTAACCTCAATGAGAAAATGGGGTACTTAAACCGGCACCCGCGTGCGGCCGCGCAACTGCTCGCAACGGTGGCCCGGGCCGTCCACTTCGCGCACCGGTGCGGGATCCTCCACTGTGACCTGAAGCCGGCCAACATCCTTCTTGATGCCGAGGACCGGCCCTACGTTGCCGACTTCGGTCTGGCCCGGCGCGTCCGGCTCCCGGACCAAGACGTCGGTACAGGGGGGCTGACGCGGAGCGGGATCGTGGGCACGCCGAGTTACATGGCCCCGGAGCAGGCGCAGGCGAAAAGTGTCGTCACGACCGCGGTCGATGTCTACGCTCTGGGGGCGATCCTGTACGAGTGCCTGACCGGGCAACCACCGTTCCGGGCCGCGACGCCGCTGGACACACTGTTCCTGGTGGAGCAGTCCGCCCCGGTCCCGCCGGAGGCGCTGAACCCCCGGGCCGATCCCGCCCTGTCCGCGATCGCACTCAAATGTTTGGAAAAGGATCCGGGGCGGCGCTACTCGTCGCCCGAAGCGCTGGCCGACGACCTGGACCGGTGGCTGAGCGGCGAGCGCGTCGGCGTCCAACGATCGGGCTTCATGGACCGGTTCTTGCGCGGGTTCGGGCTGTCCGGGGATCCGGCCCCTTGTGCGCCGGCACCGCCCCCGCGCCCGGTGGTTCTGTGGACGACGGGGGCCGGGGCGTGCTTCGGAGCGATACTGGCCGCGGCCGTGTTCGTCGGCCCCATTGGGCACGCTCTACTCGATTACCGGCCGAAGCCCGTGCTGGCCTGGGAACTGACCTCTCACCCCCTTTTCTTCCATTTTCTGCTGGAAGGCGCTCTCGCCATCGGGTTGGCCACGGGTATCGACCGGCTGTTGCGGCCGCGCCGGCCGGGACCGTTGCTTACGGGTGAAATCGCACCCGCCATCCTCTCGGCGGTCACCGTGGTGTACGGGCTCATCTTCGCGAGTTGGGTGGCCCGTGCACTACACCCGGCCGAGGGTGACCGCCTTCCGGAACTCCTGGGTTCGCTCGGTACACTCTCCCTGCCCTGGGTGATTCTCTGTTTTTTCGGCCTGTACAACCTATCCGGGAGGCCCTTGGGCTGGTTCGGCCCGGTATCCGTGATTGCTGGTTTCGGGGCGCCAACACTCGGCTACCTCACTGGCACGGTACTCACGGGGCCAGCCGGCCCGTCCAACTCGGTCCTGGCCCCCCTCTACGGGACCGTGTGCGGGATCGTGGTAGTTATCTACGCCCACGGGCGACTCGTGTTCAATTACACATCCCCAAACTACAACCTGATCGCGAACGCGGGTGTGCAGGACGAACTCAAACTCACCCGCTACCAAAGGGCGCGGGCGGCGCACGTCACCTGGACGTTACAGCAAGAAGGGGTCGAGCGACTGAGGCATCTCGCGATCGATATCAGCTCGGAGGCCGGGAAGGTCGCGCACCAAGAACTGACGGACGAATTCGAGGACAAGACGCTTCAGGCGCTGGTACCCATTTTGATGCCCGAGCAAATGAAGCGGTACAAACAGATCGAACTTCAGAAGGAGGGCCTCCATGCGTTCTTGCGATCACACATCCAGGACGCTCTCAAGCTGAATGCGGAACAGCGCGAGACACTGAAGGTCGTTGCGGACGATTATCAAAAAGAGTTTCAAAGTCAATTTCCGCTTTCACGCCCCAAGAGTTGGTTTTGGTGGTGGATCGAGCCAATGACGGATCGGGCTGTGCCCCGTTACATGGTCAAGATGCAGGCGCGATTCAAAGAACTCACAGAACAAGTTGTCGCCGATGTGCTCGATGACGAGCAACGCGCGATCTGGGAGCAATTGCTCGGTGAGCCGTTCAAGGGTTAA